From the genome of Pseudomonas hamedanensis:
GCCGGGCACGATCATGCGTACGTTCATGGTGCAAGGTACGGTGATCGGTGTGGTCGGCACAGCCATTGGCGCGGTGGTCGGCATTTTTGCCGCGCTTAACGTCAGCGCGGCCATCTCGGCCCTGGAAGGGTTGATCGGCCACAAATTCCTTAATGCTGACGTGTATTTCATTGATTATCTTCCGTCGCAGGTGCAGAGCCAGGATGTCGTCATGGTTTGCGCCGCCGCGTTGGTCCTGAGTTTCCTCGCCACCCTGTATCCCGCCTGGCGTGCCGCGCGCACCCAGCCGGCGGAGGCGTTACGTTATGAGTGAGTCGGGCATGAGTGAACAAGCAATTCTGAGCTGCCGCAACCTGGGCAAATCCTACGAGGAAGGCCCGGAGTCGGTAGAAGTGCTGGCCGGTCTGCAACTGGAGTTGCACCCGGGCGAGCGTGTGGCGATCGTCGGCAAGTCGGGTTCGGGCAAAAGTACCTTGCTCAACCTGCTTGGCGGCCTCGATACGCCGAGCAAGGGCAGCGTCTGGCTCGACGGTGAAGAGCTGTCGGCGCTGAGCGAGAAGAAGCGTGGCCTGCTGCGCAATCGTGCCTTGGGCTTCGTCTATCAGTTTCACCACTTGCTGCCGGAATTCACCGCGCTGGAAAACGTCTGCATGCCGCTGCTGATCGGCAAAACGGCAATTCCCGAAGCACGTCAGCGTGCCACGGCATTGCTGGAGCGTGTCGGTCTCGGCCATCGCCTCGAACACAAACCTTCGGAGCTGTCCGGCGGCGAACGCCAGCGTGTGGCCATTGCCCGCGCGCTGGTGAACAATCCGGGCCTGGTGATGCTCGACGAGCCGACCGGCAACCTCGACCTGCACACCGCTGAAGGCATCCAGGATTTGATGCTGGAGTTGAGCACCTCAATGCGCACGGCGTTCCTGGTGGTCACGCATGACATGAACCTGGCTCGCCAGATGGACCGCGTCCTGCAATTGCAGGAAGGTTGCCTGACCCCCATCTGACTGGCTGAAACCAGGCGCCCGTAATGGCGCCGGGTCTTTTATTTTTATACGGTGCCCCAGCGAATGTTCAGACCGTTATCGATCTTTATCGGCACGCGCTATACCCGCGCCAAGCGCCGCAATCGCTTTGTTTCGTTCATTTCGATGACCTCGATGATCGGCCTCGCCCTCGGCGTGCTGGCGATGATCGTGGTGTTGTCGGTGATGAACGGCTTTCAGCGCGAAATGAGCTCGCGCATCCTCGGCATGGTGCCGCACGCGACCATCGTCGGCGTCAAGCCGATCGATGACTGGCAGCCGGTGGCCGCCGCCGCGATGAAAAACCCGGAAGTCACCGCCGCTGTGCCGTTCACCGAAATGGAAGGCATGCTTTCCTATAAGGGCGCGATGCAGCCGATCCAGATCAGCGGTGTCGATCCGGCGCAGGAAGGCAAGGTCTCGATCGTTGCTCAGCACATCGTCCAGGGCCGTCTCGATGCCCTCAAACCGGGGGAGTTTGGCGTGGTGATCGGTGAGATCACGGCGCGGCGTTTTCGTCTGAATGTCGGCGACAAGATCACCTTGATCGTCCCGGAAGTCAGCACCGCGCCGGGCGGTATAACTCCGCGCATGCAGCGGCTGAATGTGGTGGGTGTGTTCAAGGTCGGCGCCGAGCTGGACGGCTCGATGGGCCTGATCCACGTGGCCGATGCCGCGACCATGCAGCATTGGCAAC
Proteins encoded in this window:
- the lolD gene encoding lipoprotein-releasing ABC transporter ATP-binding protein LolD, encoding MSESGMSEQAILSCRNLGKSYEEGPESVEVLAGLQLELHPGERVAIVGKSGSGKSTLLNLLGGLDTPSKGSVWLDGEELSALSEKKRGLLRNRALGFVYQFHHLLPEFTALENVCMPLLIGKTAIPEARQRATALLERVGLGHRLEHKPSELSGGERQRVAIARALVNNPGLVMLDEPTGNLDLHTAEGIQDLMLELSTSMRTAFLVVTHDMNLARQMDRVLQLQEGCLTPI
- a CDS encoding lipoprotein-releasing ABC transporter permease subunit encodes the protein MFRPLSIFIGTRYTRAKRRNRFVSFISMTSMIGLALGVLAMIVVLSVMNGFQREMSSRILGMVPHATIVGVKPIDDWQPVAAAAMKNPEVTAAVPFTEMEGMLSYKGAMQPIQISGVDPAQEGKVSIVAQHIVQGRLDALKPGEFGVVIGEITARRFRLNVGDKITLIVPEVSTAPGGITPRMQRLNVVGVFKVGAELDGSMGLIHVADAATMQHWQPNQVQSVRLAVKDLYAAPKVSSDIASGLGADFKADDWTHTQGSLFSAMKMEKTMIGLLLLMIVAVAAFNIIATLIMVVNDKGADIAILRTIGATPRQIMAIFMVQGTVIGIVGTIIGGVLGVIAALNVSELVGWVERVTGQHIFSSDVYFVSNLPSELQGGDVLLICSAGFILSFLATVYPAWRAAKIEPAHALRYS